The segment aaacctaaaattaaagcaGGAACAAGAATTGTTAGATCAGCAGCTGAAGGCAGAGGAAGAATTCCTTCGTAAGCGAGAAGATATTCGACAGCGTGGAAATAAAAGTGCTGCAAATTTGAAGCGAATGATGGACGAAGTTTCACTACATGGTATAGATGATGGCGCAGAAGGTACATCAAAGAATGAAGTGCAGCTGTGGCTAGATAAATCAAAATTGCATAATGATGCTAAATCCAAACCCGTTAGCGTACAGGTTCAGAGCGCATTAACGGAGCGCCGAGAGCTAGAAAAAACCTGTCCTGCTCCAAGTAATTTGTCTCACTTCTCGGAGGGTGATGAGGGTAATTGCCAAGATTTCCCTGAAAGACGCATAAGTGGAGTGACTAAAGAGCTACTGGCAGCAAGACAGATTGTGTCCAAAAATTTATCGGTTTTCAGAGGGGAGCCAGAAGTATGGCCGTTATTTATAAGCAGTtttgaacatacaacgactgcaTGTGGGTTTACCAATTTAGACAATCTCAAAAGACTGCAAGATAGCCTGCAAGGAGACGCGCTAGAGGCCGTCAGAAGCAGACTAGTGCTTCCGGATGCCGTACCAGACGTGATCGCAGATCTTCGTAATCTGTTTGGAAGGCCAGAGAAACTGTTTAGAACGTTGTTGCTGAAAGTGCGAAAAGCCCCGGCCCCCGACACCGATAACTTAAAAACCTTTATACATTTTGGTATCAGACCATTTAGACCATTTAGAAGCTTCGCAACCAATGGACCATTTGAGTAACCCTATGTTGGTACAAGAATTAGTGGAAAAGCTTCCGACCAGCTATAGGTTAGATTGGGTCCGGTTTAAAAGGAATAGGCAAGGGACTCCATTGCGTATGTTCACAGAATTTGTGACAGAGATCGTATCCGATGTGTCAGAGGTGTCAGACCTTGTTGATTTGTCACGTGGCGAACCTTCGTATTCGGGAAAAGGCCGGAATAACGGGAAAGAGTTTGTACACCTACATGCAGTGGGATCAAATCCAGTTGGCCCATCGCAAACCGACAAAGCAAGCAAACCTTGTTATATTTGCAGACGCACAGATCACAAAATTAGATTTTGCGACAGTTTTAGAAAAATGAGTTTGGCAGAGCGATTAAAAGCTGTCGATAGATTGAAATTATGCGTTCTCTGTTTGAATAGTCATGGCAATACCCGTTGCAATTTCAAGTTGCACTGCACGGTTGATAACTGCAATGGAAGCCACCATACACTCTTACACAGGAGAGAAGAATCTTTTCGATTGATGGAGATCGAGTGTAATACCCACAATGATCGTGCGGTATGTCGATCGGTAATTTTTCGCATGATACCCGGTACCCTTTACGCAGGAAACGTCTCGCTTAATACTATGGCATTCATAGATGAGGGTTCTTCTAGCACATTAATAGATAAAAAGGTAGCAAATGCTCTGAAAGCGAAAGGCATTATGGAGCCGCTGGTGGTGACATGGACAGCGGATATCAAAAGATTTGAAAATGATTCACGAAGAATAAGTTTGCTGTTGTCGGCAAAAGGGTCGCACGACAAAATtatgctggaaaatgtacgtaccgtGTCTGAGCGTGTTCTGCCTAAACAGAGCTGTCGATATGTAGAAATAGCAGCACGACTTCCTCATCTTTCCGGCCTACCAGTAGCGGATCACACTGGAGAAGAACCAGCGATCTTGATCGGTCTGGACAATTTACACTTGTTCGCACCTTTGGAATCCCGAGTAGGGAAAGCTGGTGAACCAATAGCAGTACGTTCGAGAATTGGTTGGACAGTTTATGGACCAGAACAAAGGAAAATTTCAAGAACAGAAACGTTTCTGAATTTACATTCAACAGAATCCATTAGCAATCAGGAACTTCATGACATGTTGAGGGCACAATATGTTCTCGACGAAGCTGGGGAGTCGTTTTATGGGATACCGGAGTCAGCAGAAATTAAAAGGGCGAAATCGATACAGCAATCCACGACAGTTCGTGTTGGAGATCGTTTTCAGACCGGGCTACTGTGGCGAACAGATAGTCGGCAATTTCCTGATAGCTTTCCAATGGCAACGGGGAGAGCGAAGGCTTTGAAAAAAAGATTGGAAGCTAATGTAGACTTGATGGAAAATGTTTGTAACCAAATTGAGAATTATCAAGTCAAAGGTTATGCTCATAAGGCGACAAGGGAGGAGCTCTCAGAAACACCACCGTCTTCAGTTTGGTATTTAATACTCAACGTAGTGCTGAATCCAAAAAAGCCTAAAAAGGTACGGCTTGTATGGGATGCAGCAGCATCGGTAAATGGTATATCCTTAAATACGGAATTGCTAGCGGGTCCAGACATGCTGACGTCTCTGCCGGACGTGACAAGTCGTTTTCGGGAAAGGCCGATTGCCTTCGGAGGAGACATCGAAGAGATGTACCATCAAATTAGAGTGCGGTCAGAGGATAAATCAGCCCAAAGATTCTTATTTCAGTCACCAAAGGACAACGAATTGCAGGTATATGTGATGGATGTGCTCACCTTTGGCTCCACGTGCTCCCCCAGTTCCGCGCAATTCGTAAAGAATTTAAACGTGAGTCAATTTGCCGAAGAGTTCCCAGAAGCAGCCGCTGCGATAGTTGATCACCACTATGTGGACGACTATTACTATCATAATTCAGGACACAATTCAGGAAGCAATCCATCGCGCTCAGACAGTAAAGTATATCCACGCCAAAGGAGGTTTCAATATTTGGAACGGGGTGTCAAATTCTGAGATGGTCTTGGAAAAAATGGGCGAAAAGAGCGAAAGATCCGCTATACATTTTAACCGAAACAAAGATACGGATTTCGAACGTGTATTGGGAATCATATGGAACCCATTCATGGACGCGTTTTCCTTTGCTGCTTTTTCAAAGCCAGAGCTGTGCCAAATTCTTCAAGGCAAAGTACGCCCTACAAAAAGGCTGCTGCTTAGCTGCGTGATGTCACTATTCGATCCATTAGGACTGTTATCGCCGTTCACCGTGCTAGGTAGAATCTTATTGCAGGACATTTGGAGGACGGGCTGTGAGTGGGACGAGGAGATAGATGATTCATCGTTCGAGAGATGGAAAAAGTGGTCCCGAATGTTGCCAGAAGTCGAAGCTTTCCACGTACCGCGATGCTACTTCGGGAATGCTAAGTCTCATGAAGTCCATGACGTTCAATTACATGTGTCTACTGATACCAGCGAAACAGCGTATGGATGCGTGGCGTTCTTTCGCGCCATCATTAATGGCGAGGTCAAGTGTGCCTTGGTGATGAGCCGATCCAAAGTTGCTCCACTAAAGTTAATATCAATCCCGCGACTGGAATTACAGGGTGCGGTGGAAGGTGCCCGATTAGCGCGAAAAGTTCGTGAAAACCACAGCATTAAAATTAGCAAACAATTCTTTTGGACCGACTCGCAAACGGTTTTGTCGTGGATACGATCAGATCAGCGAAACTATAAACAGCTtgttggatttcgaattggaGAGATCCTGAGCTTAACGACATTGGGAGAATGGCGCTGGATTCCGTCGAGACTTAATGTAGCGGACCAACTAACTAAATGGGGTAAAGACCCGGACTTCACTACTGAAAGCCAATGGATCCGTGGACCGGCGTTTCTATATCGAAAGGAAGAAGATTGGCCAAATAAAAGTATGCCACCGGCGAATACAACAACGGAATTTCGAACCAATCTGCTGCTGCCCGACGTAGTTACACCAGAAGTTGTCATAGAATCTCGACGATTTTCTAAGTGGAAGGTCATTGTTAGGGCTATGGCTTGCGTATACAAGTTTTTATCCAAATGCAAAGCGTGTACAGAACTGGAGCCAAAAGAAAGGATCAAAGCAAAAAATGATCGCAAGGAGAGGTTGACCAATATAGTCTCACGACCAATTAAATTACTGCTGAGTCAGGAAGAGTATCAGAAAGCTGAGTTGTATTTGTTAAAAGTGGCGCAGGCGGATTCATATCATGCAGAGTTGAAGATACTGATGCGAAATAAAGAGCGCCCCGCAAATCAGTGGCtttctttgaaaaaatctacCAATCTCTATAGATTAACACCATTCATCGATGAAAACGGACTGATACGGATGGAAGGGCGTATCGATAACGCAGGACTGCTGCCATTTGATCTGCGGTTTCCTATCATACTGCCGCAAGATCATCAAATCACGACgctacaggtatacctccatagtacgtaccctcgttagtacgtaccctcgataatacgtaccctccataatacgtacattttgcctccatagtacgtacattttccaacaatgATTTTTTTAGTTGCTATATAAATCAGAagcatttttatgaatatttatgagtcaatacaagcaaatacgtattcaaaaattataaatttttgaataatatcagttatttctattatgtaaaaaaccagtgttttaaaattaaaaacagttcttaaatagtaaattattaaaatgtacgttctaaataacagttattttaGCATTCCGGGCAGACTTATTGTCGGTActaaattttgcagatttttgctcagagaATTCACCTTTTCTGCGATTCGCATTCTTCCCAACTGCGACGGGTGTTGTCGTTATTATagaagaattattttactttcttcggaaaAAATTTACGTTACACTAGTAATAAAACTATCCACATTAACtttgttgtaaagttaaacacaaatccatttttttttgacgtaggactacgtcttacggcaagttttgagatagggtgtcattccaaaaaatcgaaaaatgcgagcgtcacgaaaaatgaaaggttttgagcgctaatagctcagcggctttccgatcgattttcaatattcttacaccaatcgatcggaaaatcttctaagaattgacccatatgaagaaaagtatggattcttgatgttgaactattgaaaaatggaaaataatgaacctatgttttaccggaattctcgcttcgtgattggttggaagtttCTTTAAGATGATCTagacctatatcaatttgatatctgtgcttgggaagtaagccaaaacaagtgacgaagtttcctcatttcaacaagatttcttatcaccgcggttaaacctagaccattttgatgtccttgcttgggaagtacgccagaaagagtgttaaagccccctcatgccaacagatttcttacgaactcgattaaacctagtccaatttgatgtctgtgttagggaagtatgccagaaaaaatgacacaagttcaattccccaacagattgcaaattctttactgcgagacgatcaaacctaggcgaatttgatatctgtgttggaaaaatgtgctacagctgtagtgttgggttacaatacgactctgtatgaatacgcatgcttgccgtttcattagaagtgtagtgaaaagatgtgctgttgataaaataggattgaattggtaaaatcccttcaaagtgggaaaccatgggtaataaaaacaatctttaatttcagtaaggtagcaggaaagcaatagtttgtgttcttgattttgttaagtggttttcaaatgcacaatcttttgagaattgaacgtatgcaatgttactactttgataaatgttacatataacgcatgtagcatgtttatatgttgcatatagcatgtatacatgaagaatcgaatgattacaagcatgaatacatgctactatcactacaaaaagacttaggtagtcctgcgtcacctatatatgcggtcgtgtcttgtacacaacccctctgatttttttcaaaattttgaagaTTGGACTATTATGCCTTTATTTACAAGCgattgctaaataaaagcatgtctgtcccatatgtatttttttaaatttttaactgtACATGGCGGAAGATAGTTCCTATGCCAATGTATGCGCAACCGGAACGCTCCTATAATATTTCAGGACTTTAAGATCGTGATTAAAGAAGCCAAGAAAGACGTCGCGGTCTTGGACATAGAGTCATTGGTCTGGTTTaaatacacaatttataaaTCCCAATATCTCGAAAGGCATTCGAAAGACTATTTATAAATGGGCAGCTTCACTGCTAAATACAAACTTGATAAAGTTTGAAGTTGTTCTGCTGTCCAAAAAACAACACgagctattttttgaaaacttctcaaatgaaaaaaaatcaccatAAAGGACATTGTGGAAAAGAATCGTAGAGAAAAGTCGCTCTATCAAATACTTTTCTCCTTGTCATCGCCGAAGAAAATTGTGAAATTATTATCGCACTCAATAGAggcgaaaattaaaataatattgttacctaaattggcaaaaagaaaatgtttataatggacaatattattatgggatagttatgcttttattttgcatatgGAACTGTTCCTGGGACCTTTTGAGGTAACAATATTGCGCAGGAAAGAAAAGCGTTGGGTTGCACTGTTCACTTGTTTGGTAGTCCGAGCAGTGCACCTTGAAATAGTCTACGGGTTGACTACCCAAGCGTGCGTGATGCCTATACGTCGGTTTATGTGCAGACGAGGACCCCCTGCAGAGTTTTTCTCGGACAATGGGACGAATCTGCGAGATGCCAGCAAAGAAATATTGGAGACTATACGAAACATCGGATCAGACTGTGCCGAGCAGTTAACAAGTGCGCAGACCAAGTGGACGTTTAACCCCCCTGCGGCGCCTCACATGGGTGGGGTTTGGGAACGATTAGTGCGCTCAGTAAAACAAGCACTAGTGGCACTAAATGACGGTAGAAATCTTACGGATGAAATATTGCATACTGCTATCCTTGAAGCAGAAGATATGATAAATTCTCGGCCTGTTCCTATGTATCGCAGCTCTCAGCTGACGCTCAAGCACTGACTCCGAATCAGTTTTTGAGAGGCGTAGCACCAAATGAACCGTATTTTACCCCCCCCTTCTCCGCAGTCTGCGGAAGCTTTGCGTGATGCCTATAAACGATCACAGCAATTGGCGGACGACATGTGGAAACGATGGATTAGAGAATACTTGCTATCAATTAACCAGCGCACCAAGTGGATAGATGAGTCGAGACCACTAAAAGTTGGAGATTTGGTTTACGTAATTGAAGGTACTTCGCGAAAATCCTGGGTTCGCGGAATTGTTGAAGAGACGATTGTATCGAGCGATGGAAGAATTCGTCAAGCATGGGTGCGTACTCACAGTGGAGTATTTAAGCGAGCAACGGTGAAACTAGCAGTGATGGAGATAGATGACAGTAACGCTGGGCCCGATTTACATCCGACCAGAGTTACGGGCGAGGGATATGTTGGGGACGATATTCCGGAACAAATTGACAACACTGTTACTTGATTTACTTAACTTACTTAACCTACGTAGCTTAAGGGCGAAATATGCAGCCCGCTCAAGTGCACTTGAGTGACAGTGATCGATGATGGCAGGAAATACTTATGTCATTTAAGAAATAAACGTTAACAAAAGTAGACAGAATTAGTGAAGTTGGCACGTGGAAatttataataaaattaaactATAATTTTATCGAAAGttaattgcaaattgcatttaCGATTGATAGAAAGGTGATTCACGCTTACGGCGATTAAATAATTCTCCTAAAGTGGAAACAATTTGTAGGCCGGATTGAAATTGTTAACGGTatttaataaattaattaaaactataTGATAATTAAATTCACAATTGGTGTAATATACAGATTGTAAAACTCGGAATTAAAGGCTGGGCAAAgaggaaaaattgtagattgaCAGTCTAAGGAAAAGAAGGACTAGAGAGGTAGTGAAAGGAAAGCATCTGCACGAGGAAGTAGGAGAAACTAAATGTAAGGTAACCGCTAAAACACTAATAAAATACTAattaaaatgcaataaaattgtAGCTTCGATCTACGAATACGACGAAAGGGCGACTAAAGTAGATTTCAAAGCTTGGTTCTTTTTGCTCCAAACAAAGTGTGAGTAAACGAGACATTCATTAACTAAACAAATtggttctctcatatatgaaattctacaatgacattcaaaaatagctctttaggttatttaaacaaagacttctgtcaatacgttctttaatttctagtaataaactgcatgaggttccccaagcgtgacttgacaggagcggcgtgttactgcatcgagtatgtttcttaATGTGCATTTTGATTAGacaattttttagcaacatgtagaatgcgacatgttgctagttgttgttcgcattaatcgtggggaggaTCGAACAGCACCAAACTTAGGGTTCTTAcattctgacctaaaacaaacaatctgacaaaatttggttcaaatctgtgaaggtcgattactTCTTGAACACTTCGTGTACCCTAATATGTGATTTTTagcttttaaatttgcaataatttgagaacgacctaagaaaaaagtttatatgacataatttgttcaatgttatgcgtagaatttgattttgttttagttttacaaaacttgtcaattttcaaagattataaaaattccgaaagagctcttcaccagattttggagcattatttgcgctttaaaaaatcttcaaaaaagacatgttttgagataattcacaatttatgatttttattacgtatttgcaaagctttttctttcagtgtaattgtttactgaaaatacactGAATTTACTACcacttttcctttgacgtcattttcataaaataaatagtttgctagatagagtttttttgaaaaaaataatctcatttctaaacacgctatttttaaaagttactcttgacgagaaaatatatttcatgtaaaatgattcggtgcctgattgtaatgtattagcaaaacttcattgcaatcaaaaatagtcgagacaaacagtttgcaagctgaaattgctctgtaacaaaataataacaaattttgatataagaacaaaacttgtaataattctgttagcctcattatttggtctgatcaaaaatataacaaattctgttatttctatctaactgagatatttttttgttatatgtttgttataattATTTACTCGGGGTCCTATTCTGTCTaacggcagacctcacgctgccCGTCGAGCTTCCCCCTTGCGCATATATTTTGGCCCCTCGCGCGGGGACTTTGTTTTGTCAACAAATGACATATTCTTATGAGCGAGTCTGGCACGCTCCGAGCATATAGCCTCGCTGAGCGGCCAACCCTTTCATGTCAATTCGCCACTGCGTAAGTCACGTGGCTTTAGTACCTCGAACAGTCCCGTGCTTCGTTGgttaccttagtcggcaaaatgcGACAGCGCATTTGTTTTGGAAACTGTTCGTTGCCGCAGGTTAAGAATCATGCGCGTTCGTTCACCTAGATTCGCtctaccggcgccgtcgctcgatcgaggCACTGACCGGCGCGGGTGATCAAattgaatgttgattttatgttCTGAGCtgaccggggttgattcatccgAGTTCAGCCAGATAAAAATGCGTGCATGCAACGTTACAGaaaatgagggtcgcttcacttcCGCACCCTCACAAGCTTGCTGTGCGTCTCTGCAGGAGAGGCGCAGCAATTCGGTAAGTAAAAGGGAATGTTTAGATAAGATTGAATTCTGCGCGGTGGAGGAGCTCAACGTCAGGTGGAAACAGTATGATACGGTTTTCGATTGTATGTCTATATTAGGTTTGTCCTTGATTGTTTTCTCTTTGATAGGTGCTAAAGCCTCTTATGGCCAGTTTAACACTATTCCTCAATTTAATCTAATAATGGTACCGGGTTCCTACCTCATAATGTTATGATGTAAATTACGAAACAGCACGAGGAGCCATCCCAGATGGAATGTAATACGTCAGCGATTCGTTCGTTCAAGTCTGAAGAAGCCCCAAGAGTCAGTCGGAGTTGAGTAGTCGAAGAGTATGGATtaaattttcttgaataaatttttaaaatctcttaAGTTTGTAATTTAACTGGCGCAGTCGGCTCGGATGTCGTAACATCCCACAGAACCCACAGCTCATCCGGGAAACCGCTCTTGGAGGAATACCATCGGAATACCAAACCAAGCTAAGGTTCACCGGTCTTTGCCTGAAAAATAAACTATACTAATAGCACACCGACAAGCCCCCACCAGTGGTAAGCGACTCGGTATAATATCACAGATAGGACGCGAACTAACgtaaaagaacaaaaaattaaataatataaAGTGAATATTGTTAAGGTCCAGAGTAAAAATGGACCAGACTCTAGAGGAATTAATACAGAAAGTAATCGAACTTACCGAACAGTAAGGATGCAGAATTGGCGACTCTGAGGCAGGCGGTTGCCGAGCCTGCCAGAGACGACATAGATAGGGAATGCCAGAAAGGACAAGTGCCCGATCTGATAAAAAAACATCCCGCATTTCGCCGGAAACGCGAAACAAGTAAATGGATGGATCAACTCAGTCGAGAGGATTCTGAATGTGTACAAACACTTAGGAACTGAAATGCTGGAGCTTTGGCTACAGGAGATCAGAAATAAGATAATTGGAGACGCTGGAGACTTACTAGCCTCCAATGGTACTCCGTTGATATGGAGCAAAATTAAAGAACAACTAAAAATATTTTACGGGGATAAGCGTGAGATGTCCACACTTCTCCAAAAGCTTTTCTCTGCAAAACAGGGAAGAAAGTCGGTGACGGAGTATTACGCTCAGGTCAGCGACGTGTACACGGGAATATCCACCCACATACAAATGGATGATCAATGGGAACATCTAAATGAAATTGTCCGGAATCCGGAGAAATTCATAGGTTAGAAGAGCCGTACTCTTCCCACGTCGGATTGCTTCAACCAAATAGCATGAATCAGGCTTATCAGTTGGCAATGGAAAAAGCTGGCCAACAAATTAGCCACAAAAAGCGGAGAATGCGAAGTAAATACTCGCACTCAAAAATTAACTGAACGTACATACCCTTCAGTTAGAGCTGCACCTACAATGCACTCAACAAGACCTAACTTTCAACAAAACAATTTCAACAGACCTATCTTACAGGAACGTTTCAACCCTCCTATCACAAACAGGGCTTGTATATATCAATATCAACCAAGCCGAATCACTAGATGTTGATAGATGTAGTAGGCCTACCGTCAACCAGAAATTGAGCTACCGATAGAATACCTCAATGCTCTTACTCCATACCAGCTGATACTGATAGCCTGCTATCTGATATTTCAAATACATGACTATCACGCAAATTTGAATTGTGTGACAGTCAGTATATGGTATGCAGTATATGGTCTTCATATGGTGAAGACGTTGaactaatatttttaatttatttgaatttatttttgtttgtcgTTGGTTATGTCCGATGGCCATATGGATATAATTTTCTTcatatcattccaaaaaatgtgAGAAGACTGCTAAATATTCATTTAATATAACTAATTTTAGAAATGATGAAGGGAAAATAAATCCGATTCCATCAGGAAAATATCTATATCAAACTGTAGAATTATCAGGTTTAAATATGTATAAAATGATAGCTGGCCTAGCTAACCACCTTTACTAACACAGCCAGGCTTCCGCCTTTATAATCCCAAGGATTCTTGTTTCATAGTGAAGGCGATTCCTCTACCGATTATAGGTAACCCGGGTGTTAGCGCCGATTGGTAATTAAGGTATGAATTTGTTCTAATTAACCCACTGCGTAATCATCAACGCAGTCATTTCGGATGCAAGAGCTTTAAGCTCCATTTGCTCTCTCTACGACACTCATTATCAGTCGACATACGATAATATTACAAACGATCGCTTCACGATCGCACTATATAGCCGAAGATGATTTAGATATTAGGTTTATCAGCagtaactgaagtttttggagcgtcttagtagaatacgaaatctaaaaataaaaaataagaaaacttatccaatttaattctactatgtgtattttattcacgacagata is part of the Sabethes cyaneus chromosome 2, idSabCyanKW18_F2, whole genome shotgun sequence genome and harbors:
- the LOC128735899 gene encoding uncharacterized protein LOC128735899 — encoded protein: MATDSQNASNEGPAICLICNGPEEEDFHMPEEEQLAKEKAWEQQMALRAKRLEMEKAWSKRQLQLERDMREQELLHERELQNLKLKQEQELLDQQLKAEEEFLRKREDIRQRGNKSAANLKRMMDEVSLHGIDDGAEGTSKNEVQLWLDKSKLHNDAKSKPVSVQVQSALTERRELEKTCPAPSNLSHFSEGDEGNVSLNTMAFIDEGSSSTLIDKKVANALKAKGIMEPLVVTWTADIKRFENDSRRISLLLSAKGSHDKIMLENVRTVSERVLPKQSCRYVEIAARLPHLSGLPVADHTGEEPAILIGLDNLHLFAPLESRVGKAGEPIAVRSRIESISNQELHDMLRAQYVLDEAGESFYGIPESAEIKRAKSIQQSTTVRVGDRFQTGLLWRTDSRQFPDSFPMATGRAKALKKRLEANVDLMENVCNQIENYQVKGYAHKATREELSETPPSSVWYLILNVVLNPKKPKKVRLVWDAAASVNGISLNTELLAGPDMLTSLPDVTSRFRERPIAFGGDIEEMYHQIRVRSEDKSAQRFLFQSPKDNELQVYVMDVLTFGSTCSPSSAQFVKNLNVSQFAEEFPEAAAAIVDHHYVDDYYYHNSGHNSGSNPSRSDSKDIWRTGCEWDEEIDDSSFERWKKWSRMLPEVEAFHVPRCYFGNAKSHEVHDVQLHVSTDTSETAYGCVAFFRAIINGEVKCALVMSRSKVAPLKLISIPRLELQGAVEGARLARKVRENHSIKISKQFFWTDSQTVLSWIRSDQRNYKQLVGFRIGEILSLTTLGEWRWIPSRLNVADQLTKWGKDPDFTTESQWIRGPAFLYRKEEDWPNKSMPPANTTTEFRTNLLLPDVVTPEVVIESRRFSKWKVIVRAMACVYKFLSKCKACTELEPKERIKAKNDRKERLTNIVSRPIKLLLSQEEYQKAELYLLKVAQADSYHAELKILMRNKERPANQWLSLKKSTNLYRLTPFIDENGLIRMEGRIDNAGLLPFDLRFPIILPQDHQITTLQSAEALRDAYKRSQQLADDMWKRWIREYLLSINQRTKWIDESRPLKVGDLVYVIEGTSRKSWVRGIVEETIVSSDGRIRQAWVRTHSGVFKRATVKLAVMEIDDSNAGPDLHPTRVTGEGYVGDDIPEQIDNTVT